One window of the Haloarcula halobia genome contains the following:
- a CDS encoding HVO_0234 family beta-propeller protein, whose product MNDDDIALSEKRLYGEKRPETHAYVASGLGVTRVETAGGQVGRFSLAERCTARDVAGSTGEVAVATDEDVLVTTDDGFAPTGFGPATAVGYDNDGLLAAGAAGAVARYVDGEWTTLGTVADVRAIDDGLLGADGGVYALPALDRLGLADVTDVAPGYAATTAGLSERDGDAWTEVRAGGHRAIASDGERVHAAADDGLFELADGAWERCALPVDERVVDVVHGVDTYAVTEAGTFLVEADPEATADGRGGWRQRSLGVPDVVGVAVA is encoded by the coding sequence ATGAACGACGACGACATCGCCCTCTCCGAGAAGCGGCTGTACGGCGAGAAGCGCCCGGAGACCCACGCCTACGTCGCCTCGGGCCTGGGCGTGACCCGCGTCGAGACGGCCGGCGGCCAGGTCGGCCGGTTCAGCCTGGCAGAGCGCTGTACGGCCCGCGACGTCGCCGGGTCGACCGGCGAGGTGGCCGTCGCCACCGACGAGGACGTGCTGGTCACGACAGACGACGGGTTCGCCCCCACCGGGTTCGGCCCGGCGACGGCCGTGGGATACGACAACGACGGCCTGCTCGCGGCCGGCGCGGCGGGCGCCGTCGCCCGCTACGTCGACGGCGAGTGGACGACGCTCGGGACCGTCGCCGACGTCCGCGCCATCGACGACGGCCTGCTCGGGGCCGACGGCGGCGTCTACGCCCTGCCCGCGCTCGACCGCCTCGGCCTCGCGGACGTGACCGACGTGGCCCCCGGCTACGCCGCGACGACCGCCGGCCTCTCCGAACGGGACGGCGACGCGTGGACCGAGGTCCGGGCGGGGGGCCACCGGGCGATCGCCAGCGACGGCGAGCGCGTCCACGCCGCGGCCGACGACGGGCTGTTCGAACTGGCCGACGGCGCGTGGGAACGGTGTGCGCTCCCGGTCGACGAGCGCGTGGTCGACGTGGTCCACGGCGTGGACACCTACGCCGTCACCGAGGCTGGGACCTTCCTCGTCGAAGCCGACCCCGAGGCGACCGCCGACGGTCGCGGTGGCTGGCGACAGCGCTCGCTGGGCGTCCCGGACGTCGTCGGCGTCGCCGTGGCCTGA
- the prs gene encoding ribose-phosphate diphosphokinase yields the protein MIIPGAETQAFAAALADAAEERLGRVEYERFADGEHVVRVPEAVAGERAVVVASTVSSDAHVQVLQLQDAVREVGASEVVTVLPYMGYARQDEAFRTGEPVSSRAMARAISSGTDRVVTVNPHEPAVCDFFDVPAAHVDAASVLADPLPETLEDPLFLSPDSGAIDLAETVRDAYGEGETDYFEKERDYDTGDIEIRPSDAPVEGRDVVLVDDIIATGSTMSESVAVLNERDAQRVYVTCVHPMLASNALTKLSAAGVEAVYGTDTLERAASAVSAAPVVAEEL from the coding sequence ATGATTATCCCCGGCGCGGAGACACAGGCGTTCGCGGCGGCGCTGGCCGACGCGGCCGAGGAGCGACTGGGTCGCGTGGAGTACGAACGGTTCGCCGACGGCGAACACGTGGTCCGGGTGCCCGAGGCCGTCGCGGGCGAGCGGGCCGTCGTCGTCGCCTCCACAGTCAGCAGCGACGCCCACGTCCAGGTACTCCAGTTGCAGGACGCCGTGCGCGAGGTCGGCGCGAGCGAGGTGGTCACCGTCCTGCCGTACATGGGCTATGCCCGCCAGGACGAGGCCTTCCGGACGGGCGAACCGGTCTCCTCGCGCGCGATGGCGCGGGCCATCTCCTCGGGCACCGACCGCGTGGTCACGGTCAACCCCCACGAGCCCGCGGTCTGTGACTTCTTCGACGTGCCCGCGGCCCACGTCGACGCGGCGAGTGTGCTGGCCGACCCGCTGCCCGAGACGCTCGAGGACCCGCTGTTCCTCTCGCCGGACTCGGGAGCCATCGACCTCGCAGAGACGGTGCGGGACGCCTACGGCGAGGGCGAGACGGACTACTTCGAGAAAGAGCGGGACTACGACACCGGCGACATCGAGATCCGGCCGAGCGACGCGCCGGTCGAGGGCCGGGACGTCGTGCTGGTCGACGACATCATCGCCACGGGGTCGACGATGAGCGAGTCGGTCGCCGTGCTGAACGAGCGGGACGCCCAGCGCGTCTACGTCACCTGCGTCCATCCGATGCTGGCGAGCAACGCTCTGACGAAGCTCTCGGCGGCCGG